In Arachis hypogaea cultivar Tifrunner chromosome 2, arahy.Tifrunner.gnm2.J5K5, whole genome shotgun sequence, a genomic segment contains:
- the LOC112723505 gene encoding uncharacterized protein produces MAWVRSAVNKAVEAGGQSSIRRSLRNYADSMKLHATTAVVGGARVFHDRMVAQNMRSFRHTVKRLEEVSVSCRGVERVQLLRRWLVALKEIERLVAAFAGSNPNDLLPDEIKELPISPTLMLMVYKYGQVYYVDPDIVDEPKNFRDVFLQSQALEGITLSMILEAPNEEEVSLLSEIYGLCIKGEKEERTALLASVQDLAKAFAGYEDEVLAKREELLQYVQAAISGLKVNADLMRIEDEVFSLKEKIEKFKPSNFDAKSNETTTIDVKANHEALAQIQMYSKLEELLLKKKYFTCGDSSELHAEKIDKLKILSESLANSATKAQNRISENRSQKEEALNFRLTKTKEVDQIEKEVTMEIEELEKLKDELEEKLKKVNSLLLSARMRLHNAREERDQFNEASNEIVVHLKAKEDEMIRSIASYTRESNVVDTWMHFLENTWLHQTSHTKKEKEQINVELQRYGENYVNLIIQLLSSYEEKLGSSVKQMRKLVENLSSNKGLENPTAPDNEDSKVNPRKKLQDEFLDIESKLHDISRKDSDNVIKLLNAIKKIKEEYESIKRPKLEIEITPRKQEQPQTETPKTPKTPRTPSQKKTFMRSLSSISLTNRMRQDEAIMSPSIHRRSKSAGIDSLQMEVELDDMSDYDSAEEISEWEFDDVEQDHHTRS; encoded by the exons atggcgTGGGTAAGATCGGCGGTGAACAAAGCCGTTGAAGCGGGTGGCCAAAGCTCTATCAGACGCAGCCTTCGTAACTATGCCGACTCCATGAAGCTCCATGCAACCACCGCCGTCGTCGGCGGCGCCAGAGTCTTCCACGATCGCATG GTGGCTCAAAATATGCGAAGCTTTAGGCACACTGTAAAAAGGTTAGAAGAAGTTTCTGTATCATGTAGAGGGGTTGAGAGAGTTCAATTGCTAAGGAGGTGGCTggttgcattaaaagaaatcgaGAGACTTGTTGCTGCCTTCGCTGGCAGCAATCCAAACGATCTCCTTCCTGATGAAATTAAGGAGTTACCTATAAGCCCCACTTTG ATGCTCATGGTGTATAAATATGGACAGGTTTATTATGTAGACCCTGACATTGTGGATGAACCAAAAAATTTTCGTGATGTCTTTCTTCAAAGTCAAGCTCTTGAGGGTATAACATTATCAATG ATTCTTGAAGCACCAAATGAGGAAGAAGTTTCACTACTTTCAGAGATCTATGG GCTCTGTATTAAGGGTGAAAAGGAGGAACGCACTGCCTTGTTAGCCAGTGTACAAGATTTGGCAAAAGCGTTTGCTGGATATGAAGATGAAGTCTTG GCAAAGCGAGAAGAATTGCTTCAATATGTCCAAGCTGCCATTTCAGGGCTAAAAGTAAATGCTGATCTCATGAG AATAGAAGATGAAGTCTTCAGTCTAAAGGAAAAAATTGAGAAGTTTAAGCCAAGCAATTTTGATGCAAAATCTAATGAGACAACTACTATAGATGTAAAG GCTAATCATGAAGCTTTGGCACAAATTCAAATGTATTCCAAATTGGAGGAACTCTTACTCAAAAAGAAATACTTCACCTGTGGTGATTCTTCAGAACTTCATGCTGAAAAG ATTGATAAATTGAAAATcttatcagagtctcttgcaaaTTCTGCAACAAAAGCTCAAAATCGCATTTCAGAAAACAG ATCTCAAAAAGAAGAAGCACTTAATTTTCGGCTAACTAAGACAAAGGAAGTTGACCAAATTGAGAAG GAAGTAACAATGGAGATTGAAGAACTTGAGAAGCTAAAGGATGAACttgaagagaaactgaaaaag GTCAACAGCTTGTTATTATCTGCTAGAATGCGCCTCCACAatgcaagagaagaaagagatcAATTCAATGAAGCAAGCAATGAAATTGTTGTACATTTGAAGGCTAAG GAAGATGAGATGATTCGATCAATTGCTTCTTACACAAGGGAATCAAATGTTGTTGATACATGGATGCATTTTCTAGAGAATACATGGCTTCATCAAACCTCCCATACGAAGAAAGAGAAGGAGCAGATCAA TGTTGAACTCCAGAGATATGGAGAAAATTATGTGAATTTGATCATTCAGCTTTTGTCTTCATATGAG GAAAAATTGGGTTCATCAGTTAAGCAAATGAGAAAGCTTGTGGAGAATTTAAGTTCAAATAAAGG ATTAGAGAATCCAACAGCTCCAGATAATGAGGATTCTAAAGTGAATCCAAGGAAAAAGCTTCAAGATGAATTTTTGGATATAGAATCCAAG CTCCATGACATATCACG GAAAGATAGTGACAATGTCATAAAACTCCTAAATGCCATCAAGAAAATAAAGGAAGAATATGAATCCATTAAGAGACCGAAACTGGAAATAGAGATCACACCTCGAAAGCAAGAACAACCTCAAACAGAAACACCAAAAACACcaaaaacaccaagaacaccaagTCAAAAGAAAACATTTATGAGAAGTCTTTCAAGTATTTCCTTAACCAATAGAATGAGGCAAGATGAAGCGATCATGTCTCCGTCTATCCACAGAAGATCAAAATCGGCAGGCATAGATTCATTGCAAATGGAAGTAGAACTTGATGATATGAGCGACTATGATTCAGCAGAAGAGATAAGTGAATGGGAATTCGATGATGTTGAGCAAGATCATCACACCAGAAGTTGA